catcatttgatgGTCTATTCCAAGGCACAAATATTTAAACCATGTCATTCTATTTTCATTGTAAAGAGTGGTATCTGCTTAAGAGAGTATGATGCACTAGATGCAAAACTACATAATGATCACAAGTTCTCAATGAGAAGAAATTCTCTATCATACATGCTGATCTATTCTCTTACTTTTATCAACATCTTCACTCTTCGAGTCTTGACATGAATCTTTTCCAACCTCTTTGTAGCATACTAGGTCTACAAATGAATCAAACCGCTCGCGAACGGTTTGAgtcaagctcgactcgagctcgatcaaTATCGAGGTCGAGCTGACTTGAgtcaaactcgaactcgagctcgaaataTTAAGTTCGGCTCGCGAgttcgagtatatatatatatatatatatatatatattttagtatatatttatattttttattttaatattaaaattacatatatatccttaatattttattatttattaagaaaaaatattattttatttattttttaaaaaataaaataattattttctattttttaattgagctcgagctcgagctttaAATTatcagctcgtcgagctcgagctcaataaaaataatttaaggCTGGGCTCGATTAtgtcaaaactcgactcgacttgATTCGTTTGTAGCCCTATAACATACATTGACAtcgtataatttttttttaatcaatcaTTATATTttactcctactcctactctaacTTATATTAGGGGATGATTCAATTGGACCAAGAGGATTAGAGGGAGAGGATCCCATCTTAGACTAAAGGGATGTATTATTGCACACATTTTGAATTTAACTGCACGTGAAGAGATTTGAACCTAAGAAGTTCTACAATAGAACTACTTGTAACAATGGAAATGAAGAGTATAACAATACTTGTAGAAGGCATTTATATGGCTACATAAGCATATTGGCATGACAAAGAAAGTTACCAAATAAAGTCTAGTGATGCGCCCTTTTCCGTAGCAATCTTGGAGTTGGAGGACTTGATAATGAAAATAATTGAGTGATGGGGGGCACCAAAATGGGGGCGGGATGAGCATGCAAATCAGCTGTGGAACCACCCGAGTGGGTGGAGGGTCCAAGCGTGtttcaagttcaagttcaaaagagaaaattccacacacacacacgcacatcGGACACGAGAGACAAATGTAACCCAACCCAgaaataaaagaatttttttaaaaaaaaaaccccaggAACATTTAAGATTGTTTGGGCTGGCTGGCACCGACAGCTAAGTTAAACTATTGCTAAATTCTGTGCAATTAGAAATTtaacttcttcttttttttttggagggcgATAAGTCTAGCTGCAAAGTCCATGAGGCTGGCTGTTGTGGATTGAAATGATCAGTGTCCATGTTGGTCAGATCTGGCAGCCATGTTGGACGGACATGACAAgttttgaccaccattttttgGCCCATAATATTGACAGGTAAGCATATGGAGACCAACGCCATATTTTGGCCCATGATGTTGATTAATATAAACATGGATTTTGTAATCGTTTTGGGTAACTTAGATGAACTTTAGGCTAATTCAAAGTTCCCCAGGAAGAGGGAGAAGGGGAGGGTGGAACTAGAAATATTCAAGAAGAACTTACAATTTATTTGTGTTCTTAGTAGTTATTTAAAATGTTGCCTTCTTAGATGAGAGAATATACATGATTTTTGCACTAAACTGTGTTGCGGAAGCAGCGTTTCaaatctatatttttttttttggttcaaaattgTTCTTTTGAATTAGTAGGTCCCaaagaagaataagaaaaagaaggagaaggaGGAGTATGAATTTTAGAATTTACAAAAGGAATATATCAACTTAGATTCAGAATCATCATAGAATtcatcaaaggaaaaaaaaataaaaacttcataGACAAGTAAGTTTGAGTTGTTTGGGGATTAGATACACCTAATTACTAGGTTTTAGCAATTTGTTACACTTAACCCTGcataaacaagaaaaaaagaagaagaagaaggagacgAAAGAGAAGGAGAAGGAGGAGGAATTTTAGAATTTACGAAAGGAATATTTCAACTTAGaattcatcaaaaaaaaaaaaaaacttcatagACGACTAAGTTTGAGTTGTTTGAGGATTAGATACACCTAATTACTAGCAATTTGTTACACTTAACCCTGCATAAACAAAAACTTCTTGGGTTTGGTAGCGGCTTAGTGCCCACTAGTCTTTTGTTATGCAAATGTAAATGGAGGGTTCAGTTCACAACAATTGCTTATTTGCACCAATGCCACCTTCTCTTGGTCTCTTAGGATTAAAAATGGGCCATTTTTTCGCCTATTGCATGGTTCATAATTCCTTCAGAAACATGAAAAAGTAGTATGCCTAATTGTGGTTGATCGTTGACCATCTAGTTTCACGCTTTAGACCTTTAGTAATCAAAAAAggggaatcaagaaattgaaagagAGATGATGTGCAGTTTCAACTACCAAATCCTTCATTTCCCCACAATATAGGGGGACCAAATAGACCAAcacaaacccaaaaaaaaaaaaaaaggataaaaataaaaataacaaattagAAGAGTTGTTCTTTACCCTCCCCACATCTTTCAATGTTGACAACAAATTTTACacatttgtatgatgtcaatcAACTTTTGTCTTTTAAAAAATGTGAAAAGCACTTAAATTCTATGGCTTTACTTCGTTTTGATTGAggaatttgacaaaaaaaatttgaaattcactTAAATCGTCTACTTATTTGAATTCCTTAATATGCATTTGGGTTTGTAATACATCaattattaaaatatatttaaatgctaaaataattaataatttacaaattcaaatacaaacaacaaaagaaatttgagagaaTTTCAAAATCTATGTCAGATCTCTCAAACCAAATGCTATCTacttaacatttttttttttttttggcaccaGCCAACCATAATGCTTGTTTGGATACAAGTTTTATTTGATAAGAAAAAAATTGCTTGCACCGTAGACACATAATACACATGTTTTTGCACTATCAAGTTTCAATCTTATCTCGTATTAtgcatcacatcataaaaaatattataatattattttgaataatattttttaaccACTTATTCAAACACACCCATTGAGTCATTAACTAttgcaagaaaaaagaaaaacaaaaaaaagtgtgatatattaaaaaaaatatatgtattggaaatttggaatgaGATATCGATAGTTGATGTTCCTTTTGTCGTCCAAAAGGGGAAGGCAGTGGGAATGATTACTGAAGTTGACTCCCATCGCTACTGTTTCTTCCGGAAACCCCGATACTAGCAGCACTACTCCGTAGAATACAGCTCTGATCATCCATTTCCCAAttatttttcttctattttcttGCTATCTTTGCTGCTACTCGACGAGGTACAATACTTAAATTCTCCATCACTAAAGCTGCTATCTTTATGATATTAATTTTGCTTGTGTTTTACCTAATTTTGTCAACTgggctttctttctttttgtttttccccaccttttcttgcttgattcttgatttttctgtaGTTTCTGCTGATTGATTGGTTACGGCTATGTCTAATAGTGGAAGAACTTGTGGTTGATTATGTGGGATGGTTTTGTAATTTCTGCTGCTCCTCCTGCGATTTCCGGTAATCTAATTGAGCAAAATGTTTCACTTGTTCTGGGATTCTTTTAGTAGGCTAATTGAGCAAAAAGGTTCTCTAAATTTGGAATTTTAGATTGTTTACTGGGCATATTAGTTTGTGATTATGGACTGCGAACAGAGTTTAATACTGTTCTCTTTGGTAAACTCAATTCTTGTCGTGTAATTTGCCTGTGTTCAAGGGTGGTTGCAAAAATCttgcttttttttccttttattttggtCTTAAGAAACCAAGGCTGGACTTTGCTTTCTATTAGTGTGTTGATAAATTTGATATGGTTTGGTGTGTAGGGCATTTGGTCTATTACCAAGATGGAGTCTTTAAGCTATTATTTGGAACCTAGGGGTCCTCCTATTTCAGAAGATATTGGGTTACCGGTTGATCTTCTTGCAAGGAATAAGAATCATGTAAAGGATTGGGATCATAAAGCACTTTCTGATTTTTATAAGAACATGCCGAGTTTTGATAGAGAAACAGTTGACAACATGGAAGTTTTGGAGACAGACTTCTCAAATAGAACAGAAAAATTGCTTTTTGCTAATCCTGGTCTGGGATCTTCTACTGATAAGACTAATGATGACTCTACCAATGTGATAGCATCTACCTCTATGGTTAATTTTGATCCATTCCTTTGGGAGGGATGTGCTTCAAAAATTTCTGCGGCTGCTGCTGAGCCTCGTACTCAGAAAGAGTCAAAATTTGATCCAAAGTTGGAGAGACAAACATATTCCAGAGAAGCTGATAGTTTATCTtgttcaaaagaaaatttggattCATCATTGGTGGAAGATTCGTTGCCAGCTAAAAGAGCTCGGACCACTAATTTGCATTCTCAGTTTCCTGTATGCCAAGTGCATGGCTGTAACAAGGACCTCAGTTCCTCAAAGGACTACCACAAAAGGCATCGAGTATGCGATGTTCACACAAAGACTGCTAAAGTTATTATAAATGGCATTGAAAAAAGATTCTGTCAGCAATGCAGTAGGTAACATTGAAGCCTCTGGCCTTTGTCTTGTTCATGTTGTTGCTATTCTTGATGAATTAAATTGCATTAAACCTGATACTTGTCCTTTCATTTCTGGGATTATTAGATAATTAGCTAGAGAACTGTTGCATTTCCAATTGATTTTAGTGAATATATGGTTTTAAGTTAGTAGTTTATGATGATCACGTCTTCCATTCTGACCATCCTGATGATGGGGCAAATGCAGCGTAGTCAGAGTTGCCCCAAACATTTGACTTTGTTGTCCCGTGTTCTAAAATTCAGTCTTTAATGACAAAAAATAATAGCAGATACATGATTGAAAAAGATATGGCATGCTAATGTAGATTGAAGAAATTGCTCTTATTCTTACTTTGTTGATTAACCTATTGGCAGTTTCATGGCTAGTATGCTTTTATTGTAGTTGAGTATAGTTTTGGCTATATAGCTGCTTAGGCTCATAGTAACCTTTTGGTTGTCCAGGTTCCATTTGCTTACAGAATTTGATGATGGTAAACGTAGTTGTCGGAAACGTCTGGCAGGCCACaatgaaagaagaagaaagcctCAACTGGGTGCTCACTTAGGTAATCCACTGATAATTCTTGAGTAACAGTGAATCTTATTTATTCTCTCCTCTCCGATATGTTAATGATTGGAAGTTCATTTCATACTCCTatcattttcttaaaaaattaattggttcttttctctctttgccAAACTATATTGGCTACATTTATGCATTATTAACACTGTTTGGATACTTAGAGCTCATTGGGATGCTGAATCTTTGATACCAAGTATCAATGCCCCATCTGGAGAGTTTCTAAGAAGAATATCTCAAGGACATCTTTTAGGGAAAAAATTCATTAATGCTTGGTGACACTTAAGGTCTCATGtgttgaaaaatgagaaaagtcTGTAAGAGTAATGTGGAGAATGATTTCTGCTTATAATTTTCATTGAGATAGAGGAGACCCCGGGGTTGGGGGGGCAATGCAAGCGAGGTGGGGTATCAAAGAGGTTGATTTTTGATTATCTGTAGCTTGTCAAATCTTCATACAGGTAAGAAAGCACCATGATGTTCGTAAATAATATGCCTT
This portion of the Coffea eugenioides isolate CCC68of chromosome 11, Ceug_1.0, whole genome shotgun sequence genome encodes:
- the LOC113752978 gene encoding squamosa promoter-binding-like protein 6, whose translation is MESLSYYLEPRGPPISEDIGLPVDLLARNKNHVKDWDHKALSDFYKNMPSFDRETVDNMEVLETDFSNRTEKLLFANPGLGSSTDKTNDDSTNVIASTSMVNFDPFLWEGCASKISAAAAEPRTQKESKFDPKLERQTYSREADSLSCSKENLDSSLVEDSLPAKRARTTNLHSQFPVCQVHGCNKDLSSSKDYHKRHRVCDVHTKTAKVIINGIEKRFCQQCSRFHLLTEFDDGKRSCRKRLAGHNERRRKPQLGAHLGSEFLEMTLLKRTSFLSPETFPAGFFYQERFEKDNHGRHFKYVELPIDNSQSAVALMNGQSGRVPIADPHIIQKQQSPGTCIDTAVAVELSVIRDSSSALSLLSTQSQNTSSGAAGISMALPPVNGVRHHAYESTKQNSAKNLGINTAKGSASSGYSCGTIDEEGMVRVRDGSMPVSFRVQREGTFQVSDYRHANCSPSLEVGTLDLLQLSTHLKRVEQQRNFLQVEEENETFCCSSNL